In one window of Danaus plexippus chromosome 7, MEX_DaPlex, whole genome shotgun sequence DNA:
- the LOC116770618 gene encoding uncharacterized protein LOC116770618, whose amino-acid sequence MGVIKFAMPLLSTLAALVIIVHTAEDNFEQNYRDLRPRSMDVGETRLEKPLRNMQVAPILTPSPPIAQDEMWDEINPDQPLRRRRRKRKRRPLTSNEDDLTSQERYIYTDPSRPNRQETNDTPGRRRKRIGQREPNDNKRWRDSTERERKRRRGQRRKRPNQDEWPELSEFNDYRQHEREQNKEAVEVMETRIPNTNYKDYSLNNDYTKIEEVELDKSENEPQFTDLSELNYEQEADKGDDEASLSEFSSEIAISPTVTSNTSILKIRDKIREKDLSNYNNVIDEKAKEYGRLDPKSLKSILKRSKGKSLSEILQQNNLTLADLLQGNVRALTALKKEESNQKSNQNVLPEKALEIDPSRNMKRNNEYEVNENINLETTTLMDTSSTTSENRPQNTLTRRAESVLSEDAVVSEAPRRNAKHYLRRRYPVRKQIRMRAMTNNTFKGQLSRDLIAQSALKYKNNRNVSRPREWKEYLPSRVKLGHMKTQRNNENDNNTDNITTIVYTPQESTTPEQFETTTDSSDLYEDTEIPIIIEMGTESSSTLMDNIQTTTESIEDEETENIIVSEKSITSSTKPILSTSDLRRQVFTNKLKRKRQKQRVSTTEYPDDIALQHVFGEANFVSASEFIAKTQTKTTNAIDDNDFSTLEDFLTTQSAQSITNRHQTKKLPTTKINIESTTPSTFTTEETANMEIEEILNDSLTNARLTEILKERNMTLSELVAHRERGSSHLHLADIFHNASREPNPPEPFLTKSLIEPISKETYPLRALLEANLHDAKTTTLDPNTSNLNIPVVMDFGNNVNEIGENMGIISLFKNFSKVDNTTINDSYVINKDASITDDIERDGRSLNGVKDSVTWNDLIKLIQTKHQETNEETLATDEVPNLPKENLKDTIDDSSLVFEDLENLEKINNEISTDEFLEINLHERNQPPPRPQVEIPVSSNTRSVTVATISITGLALILFLLTYAALKWKQQSLIFNKTKTAEDACVPTPVFENRKTQKLNSSTRSKSPMLSSNIYTIDSIDPREGSESPEYMWDSLRKPYQ is encoded by the exons ATGGGTGTTATTAAGTTCGCTATGCCTTTACTGAGTACGCTGGCAGCATTAGTGATAATTGTTCACACCGCAGAAGACAACTTCGAACAGAATTACAGGGACCTGAGACCTAGGTCTATGGATGTTGGTGAAACACGTTTAGAAAAG CCATTGCGGAACATGCAAGTAGCTCCTATTTTGACCCCATCTCCTCCGATAGCTCAAGATGAAATGTGGGACGAAATAAATCCAGATCAACCCCTAAGACGAAGACGAAGAAAACGCAAAAGGAGGCCATTAACGTCCAATGAAGATGATCTTACATCACAGGAGAGATACATCTATACGGATCCATCGCGACCAAATCGTCAAGAAACCAATGACACGCCGGGAAGGAGACGTAAAAGAATCGGACAACGCGAACCAAATGACAACAAACGATGGAGAGACAGTACAGAAAGAGAAAGGAAGAGAAGGAGAGGACAGAGAAGAAAGAGACCAAACCAAGATGAGTGGCCGGAATTAAGCGAGTTCAATGATTACCGACAGCATGAACGTGAACAAAATAAAGAGGCGGTTGAAGTTATGGAAACCAGAATACCTAACACcaattataaagattatagTTTAAACAATGACTACACGAAAATCGAAGAAGTGGAATTAGATAAGAGTGAAAATGAACCACAATTTACTGACCTTtcagaattaaattatgaacaagAGGCAGATAAGGGCGACGATGAGGCATCTTTATCAGAATTTTCATCAGAAATTGCGATATCTCCTACAGTGACTTCCAATACtagtattttaaagataaggGATAAAATACGAGAGAAGGATCTAAGTAACTATAACAATGTAATTGATGAAAAAGCCAAg gaATATGGCCGTTTGGATCCCAAATctctaaaatctattttaaaaagatcaaAAGGAAAAAGTTTAAGCGAAATTCTACAACAGAATAACCTAACTTTGGCTGATCTGCTACAAGGGAATGTGAGAGCTTTAACGGCACTTAAAAAGGAGGAATCTAATCAAAAATCAAACCAAAATGTGTTGCCGGAAAAAGCATTGGAAATAGACCCGTCGCGGAATATGAAGAGAAACAACGAATACGAAGTAAATGAGAATATCAACTTAGAAACAACAACCTTAATGGATACAAGTAGTACAACAAGTGAAAATAGACCTCAGAATACATTAACAAGACGTGCTGAGTCTGTATTAAGTGAAGACGCAGTTGTATCCGAAGCCCCTAGACGTAATGCTAAGCATTACTTACGACGACGATATCCTGTACGGAAACAAATAAGAATGAGGGCCATGACAAATAACACATTTAAAGGACAATTAAGTAGAGATCTAATAGCGCAATCTGcacttaaatacaaaaataacagaaacGTATCCAGGCCACGAGAATGGAAAGAATATCTACCATCAAGAGTAAAATTAGGGCATATGAAAACACAGCGTAATAACGAAAACGATAATAATACTGACAATATAACAACTATTGTTTACACACCACAAGAAAGTACTACTCCAGAACAATTTGAAACTACCACAGATTCGTCTGATCTCTATGAGGACACAGAAATTCCAATAATTATTGAGATGGGTACTGAGTCTTCCAGTACTCTAATGGATAACATTCAGACTACCACTGAAAGTATTGAAGATGAAGAAACtgaaaacattattgtttCAGAGAAGTCCATAACTTCTTCCACAAAACCAATTCTTAGCACATCGGATCTTAGACGTCAAGTCTTCACTAATAAGCTTAAGAGAAAAAGACAAAAGCAAAGAGTTTCAACTACGGAATATCCAGATGACATAGCGTTGCAACATGTTTTTGGTGAAGCAAATTTCGTATCCGCTTCTGAATTTATAGCcaaaacacaaacaaaaacgACGAATGCCATTGACGATAACGACTTTTCAACATTAGAAGATTTCTTAACCACACAATCTGCTCAAagtattacaaacagacaccAAACTAAAAAACTACCTACCacaaaaattaacattgaatCGACAACACCAAGCACATTTACTACTGAAGAAACCGCTAACATGGAAATAGAAGAGATCCTTAATGACAGTCTGA CAAATGCGAGGCTCACCGAGATTTTAAAGGAGAGAAATATGACGCTAAGTGAATTAGTGGCTCATCGAGAACGAGGGTCAAGTCATTTACACTTAGCAGACATATTCCATAACGCATCTAGAGAACCGAATCCGCCGGAACCGTTCCTCACAAAATCACTTATAGAACCTATATCCAAAGAGACATATCCTCTAAGAGCTCTCTTAGAAGCAAATTTACATGATGCCAAAACTACAACATTAGATCCAAATACATCAAACTTAAACATACCAGTCGTCATGGATTTTGGAAATAACGTGAACGAAATTGGAGAAAACATGGGCATTATATCactatttaagaattttagcAAAGTTGACAATACAACTATTAATGATAGTTATGTTATAAACAAAGATGCTTCAATAACAGATGATATTGAAAGAGATGGACGTTCGTTAAATGGAGTCAAGGATTCTGTAACGTGGAATGatctgataaaattaatacagacAAAACACCAAGAAACTAATGAAGAAACATTAGCTACAg atgaGGTTCCAAATCTACCTAAGGAGAATCTAAAGGACACTATTGATGATAGTTCATTAGTCTTTGAGGATTTAGAGAATTTGGAAAAAATCAATAACGAAATTAGCACAGACGAGTTTCTAGAGATTAATCTACATGAAAGAAATCAACCTCCACCAAGACCTCAAGTGGAGATACCCGTTTCCAGTAACACTAGATCTGTGACGGTAGCCACGATAAGTATAACAGGGCTGGCATTGATTTTGTTCTTATTGACTTATGCCGCGTTAAAATGGAAACAGCAaagcttaatatttaataagacaaAAACCGCAGAGGACGCGTGTGTCCCTACACCGGTATTTGAAAATAGGAAAACTCAAAAGCTAAACAGCAGTACTAGAAGTAAAAGTCCTATGTTGtctagtaatatttataccatAGATTCCATCGACCCAAGAGAAGGTAGTGAGTCTCCTGAATACATGTGGGATTCATTAAGGAAACCATATCAGTAA